In Equus quagga isolate Etosha38 chromosome 14, UCLA_HA_Equagga_1.0, whole genome shotgun sequence, one DNA window encodes the following:
- the ELAVL1 gene encoding ELAV-like protein 1: protein MSNGYEDHMAEDCRDDIGRTNLIVNYLPQNMTQDELRSLFSSIGEVESAKLIRDKVAGHSLGYGFVNYVTAKDAERAVNTLNGLRLQSKTIKVSYARPSSEVIKDANLYISGLPRTMTQKDVEDMFSRFGRIINSRVLVDQTTGLSRGVAFIRFDKRSEAEEAITSFNGHKPPGSSEPITVKFAANPNQNKNVALLSQLYHSPARRFGGPVHHQAQRFRFSPMGVDHMSGLSGVNVPGNASSGWCIFIYNLGQDADEGILWQMFGPFGAVTNVKVIRDFNTNKCKGFGFVTMTNYEEAAMAIASLNGYRLGDKILQVSFKTNKSHK, encoded by the exons atGTCTAATGGTTATGAAGACCACATGGCCGAAGACTGCAGGGATGACATCGGGAGAACGAATTTAATTGTCAACTACCTCCCTCAGAACATGACCCAGGATGAGTTACGAAGTCTCTTCAGCAGTATTGGGGAAGTTGAATCTGCAAAGCTTATTCGGGACAAAGTGGCAG GACACAGCTTGGGCTATGGCTTTGTGAACTACGTGACTGCAAAGGACGCCGAGAGAGCGGTAAACACGCTGAACGGCCTGCGGCTCCAGTCAAAGACCATTAAG GTGTCGTACGCTCGCCCAAGCTCAGAGGTCATCAAAGACGCCAACTTGTACATCAGCGGACTCCCGAGGACCATGACCCAGAAGGACGTGGAGGACATGTTCTCTCGGTTCGGGCGCATCATCAACTCCCGGGTCCTTGTGGATCAGACCACAG GTTTGTCCAGAGGGGTTGCGTTTATCCGGTTTGACAAACGGTCGGAAGCGGAAGAGGCAATTACCAGTTTCAATGGTCATAAACCCCCAGGTTCCTCCGAGCCCATTACAGTGAAGTTTGCCGCCAACCCCAACCAGAACAAAAACGTGGCGCTGCtctcccagctctaccactcGCCGGCCAGACGGTTCGGAGGCCCCGTCCATCACCAGGCGCAGAGATTCAG GTTCTCCCCTATGGGTGTAGATCACATGAGCGGGCTTTCTGGGGTCAATGTCCCAGGCAACGCTTCCTCGGGCTGGTGCATCTTCATCTACAACCTCGGCCAGGATGCCGATGAGGGGATCCTTTGGCAGATGTTCGGCCCCTTTGGCGCCGTCACTAACGTGAAAGTGATTCGCGACTTCAACACCAACAAGTGCAAAGGCTTTGGCTTTGTGACCATGACAAACTATGAAGAAGCCGCGATGGCCATAGCAAGTCTGAACGGCTACCGCCTGGGGGACAAAATCTTACAGGTTTCCTTCAAAACCAACAAGTCCCACAAATAA